A genomic stretch from Chitinophaga agri includes:
- a CDS encoding MlaD family protein, with the protein MLKVSNETKVGVLAAVSIALLILGFNLLKGKSLFSTSKKIYAVYTQVNGLQPSATVQVNGLVVGSVANLEIMDKNAGRILVELRITKKIDIPQNSVARISSDLLGTKTVQIDFGNANAYLQSGDTIYAAVDGSITDALKEQLNPLVKKLEGTLGSVDSVLMTVNSIFDPGTKGNLREAIAHLNTTMSNFTQTSASLNHLLDPKHGKVTATFDNLEALTANLKNNNDKITAILGNAEKTTAALANGELDKTLGELHQLSVRLNETIAKLNSTDGSVGLMLNDKKVYNNLQNSLGNLNKLLEDLRVNPKRYVHFSLFGKKSKVQPIPSDTAKAL; encoded by the coding sequence ATGCTTAAAGTATCTAATGAAACCAAAGTGGGCGTTCTTGCAGCTGTCTCGATTGCGCTGTTAATTTTGGGTTTTAATTTGTTAAAAGGTAAAAGCCTTTTTTCAACAAGTAAGAAAATTTATGCTGTATATACCCAGGTAAATGGCCTTCAGCCTTCTGCTACCGTACAGGTAAACGGACTGGTAGTGGGTAGTGTGGCTAACCTGGAGATCATGGATAAGAATGCAGGCAGGATCCTTGTAGAACTGAGGATCACTAAAAAGATCGATATCCCTCAGAACTCTGTAGCACGCATTTCCAGCGACCTGCTGGGTACCAAGACCGTGCAGATAGACTTTGGTAACGCCAATGCCTATCTTCAGAGCGGCGATACCATCTATGCTGCTGTAGACGGCTCTATTACAGATGCACTGAAAGAACAACTCAACCCGCTCGTAAAAAAACTGGAGGGTACCCTGGGTTCCGTAGATTCTGTACTGATGACTGTCAATTCCATCTTCGATCCGGGTACCAAAGGCAACCTGCGCGAAGCGATCGCTCACCTGAACACCACGATGAGCAACTTTACCCAGACTTCCGCATCCCTTAATCATCTGCTGGATCCTAAACATGGTAAAGTGACGGCGACCTTCGACAACCTGGAAGCACTGACAGCCAATCTGAAAAACAATAACGACAAGATCACTGCCATATTGGGTAACGCAGAAAAAACAACTGCTGCCCTTGCCAACGGGGAACTGGATAAAACACTGGGAGAATTACACCAGCTGTCTGTCCGCCTGAATGAAACGATCGCAAAACTCAATAGTACAGACGGTTCTGTAGGCCTGATGCTAAACGATAAGAAAGTGTATAACAATCTGCAGAATTCACTCGGTAACCTGAACAAACTGCTGGAAGACCTGCGCGTAAATCCAAAACGTTATGTGCATTTCTCACTGTTTGGAAAGAAATCAAAAGTACAGCCCATACCATCTGACACCGCTAAGGCACTATAA
- a CDS encoding N-acetylmuramoyl-L-alanine amidase family protein — MRWNRFWIFLGCAIFLGTILLYATNRPSIGKKQNPPLRTIVIDPGHSAQTPGARGKYSTEEGVVLDVALKLGKLIEENMKDVRVVYTRKTRNALGSTLRADLNERAIIANREKGDLFISIHCNSAGPTRKVTGYKTVYVKKGKKKVPVKRAIYATSPSTAQGTETYVWATGKNNAKTESLKESSVIMLDANSEDANSVLDMSDPETFILLNTLRNAYFDQSLRLSTLIEDEFTGVGRISRGARQRDEKGIWVLQATAMPSVLVELGFISNPEEEDYLNSDKGQLEAAGCIFKAIKKYKDELGRYSAPEDRQQVSPASESSSTGSPVTYNPRSRTNKNSSGNRKPATAIAAKTPAKTTPKPATRQVAARREEPSRAYKYDIQLLVSDKKYTRDASIFNKLRGTIRKEQIVRTNKYKYIWGSFKSQTEVNAALRQAKQLGFRKAVLVGQGNDKKQLAAATPAPATPRSVPKVNFKYDIQLVVTEKKYTRSAPVFKDLRGTIIRETVVINRKSLNKYTWVNFKTEKEASAALSKAKKAGFWNASIISADNNRIASR; from the coding sequence ATGCGCTGGAACCGATTTTGGATCTTTTTAGGATGTGCCATCTTTCTCGGCACGATCCTGCTTTATGCTACGAACCGACCGTCAATAGGTAAAAAACAAAATCCTCCCCTCAGGACTATCGTGATCGATCCGGGCCATAGTGCCCAGACACCTGGAGCCCGTGGTAAATACTCCACCGAAGAAGGGGTTGTACTGGACGTCGCGCTGAAACTGGGGAAACTGATAGAGGAGAATATGAAGGATGTACGTGTAGTTTATACACGTAAAACCAGGAATGCCCTGGGTTCTACCCTCCGTGCCGACCTGAATGAGCGGGCGATTATTGCCAACAGGGAAAAAGGAGACCTTTTTATTTCGATTCACTGTAACTCTGCCGGCCCTACCCGCAAAGTAACCGGTTACAAAACCGTTTATGTGAAGAAAGGCAAAAAGAAAGTTCCTGTAAAAAGAGCGATCTACGCCACCTCTCCCAGTACTGCACAGGGTACCGAGACCTATGTGTGGGCTACCGGAAAGAACAATGCCAAGACAGAATCACTGAAAGAAAGCTCTGTAATCATGCTGGACGCCAATTCGGAAGATGCGAATTCCGTATTGGATATGTCTGATCCTGAAACCTTTATATTATTGAACACCCTCCGTAACGCCTATTTTGATCAGAGCCTCCGACTGTCTACGCTTATTGAAGATGAATTTACCGGTGTAGGCCGTATCAGCCGTGGCGCCCGTCAACGCGATGAAAAAGGGATATGGGTACTCCAGGCGACCGCTATGCCGAGCGTACTGGTGGAACTGGGCTTCATCAGCAATCCGGAAGAAGAGGATTACCTGAACTCTGACAAGGGGCAATTGGAAGCTGCCGGCTGTATATTTAAAGCGATCAAAAAATATAAGGATGAACTGGGCCGTTACAGTGCGCCGGAAGACAGACAACAGGTATCTCCTGCTTCCGAATCCAGCTCTACCGGTTCGCCAGTCACTTACAATCCGAGATCAAGGACGAACAAGAACAGCAGCGGCAACAGGAAACCGGCCACCGCTATAGCCGCCAAAACGCCTGCTAAAACTACACCTAAACCAGCTACCCGTCAGGTAGCTGCCCGCAGGGAAGAACCCAGCAGGGCATATAAGTATGACATACAACTACTGGTCAGCGACAAAAAATACACCCGTGACGCCTCTATTTTTAATAAACTGAGAGGCACCATCCGGAAGGAACAGATTGTCAGGACCAATAAATATAAATACATCTGGGGCAGCTTTAAGTCCCAGACAGAAGTAAATGCTGCTTTGCGTCAGGCAAAGCAGCTTGGCTTCCGGAAAGCAGTGCTGGTAGGTCAGGGGAATGATAAAAAACAGCTGGCCGCAGCAACGCCAGCCCCTGCTACCCCCAGGAGCGTACCGAAGGTCAACTTTAAATATGATATCCAGTTAGTTGTCACCGAAAAAAAATATACCCGCAGCGCTCCTGTTTTCAAAGACCTTCGTGGTACTATTATCAGAGAGACCGTAGTCATCAACCGGAAGTCACTTAATAAATACACCTGGGTGAACTTCAAAACAGAAAAAGAAGCCAGCGCTGCACTTAGTAAAGCAAAAAAAGCCGGCTTCTGGAATGCGTCCATCATTAGTGCCGACAACAACCGTATAGCCAGCCGATAA
- a CDS encoding Crp/Fnr family transcriptional regulator, producing MHQIPDICYMDNQLLHYLQLGPSFSAADRQEIADAFEQKTFREGEVLFPSNHICRQLFFVCKGVLRILVLGDNGNEVTHYFINENHFCTILNSFNQQVAAHESILAACDAEIMAIDRDRLLALYATYPLLKTAVDQRIQQALLEKINTRNAYLGMDSSARYQRFLEKQPDVASRVQLRDIASYLGITPQSLSRIRRNRL from the coding sequence ATGCATCAAATTCCAGATATTTGTTACATGGACAACCAGCTACTTCATTACCTGCAACTCGGGCCTTCCTTTTCAGCAGCAGACCGGCAGGAGATCGCAGATGCATTTGAACAAAAGACTTTCCGGGAAGGGGAAGTGCTCTTTCCGTCAAATCATATCTGCCGTCAGTTGTTCTTCGTTTGCAAAGGAGTATTAAGGATACTGGTATTGGGCGATAACGGAAATGAAGTGACCCACTATTTCATCAATGAAAACCATTTTTGCACGATCCTGAACAGCTTTAATCAGCAGGTAGCTGCGCATGAATCTATTTTAGCTGCCTGCGATGCGGAAATAATGGCCATAGACCGGGACCGCCTGCTGGCGTTGTACGCTACCTATCCATTGCTGAAAACAGCGGTGGACCAACGTATCCAACAGGCCCTGCTGGAAAAGATCAATACACGCAATGCTTACCTTGGAATGGATTCTTCTGCACGGTATCAGCGCTTCCTGGAAAAGCAACCGGATGTAGCCAGCAGGGTACAGTTGCGAGATATTGCTTCCTACCTGGGCATTACCCCGCAATCCCTCAGCCGGATCAGGCGAAACAGGTTGTAG
- a CDS encoding lysophospholipid acyltransferase family protein → MKWLKNVLARLYAIYALLLFICSMLIMLLPMWLVSLLPFPRNIRYFMALGRGWMYIFMPLLCCPVRVKGRKHFDAGGPYIIVCNHNSMMDVPATTYAIPGPSKSLAKEEMKKVPIWGIMYKVGSVLVNRHDPESRKRSVAEMKEVLQHNVNMLLYPEGTRNKTDQPLKSFYDGAFALAIETQRPILPAVIFNTRKILPPGKAFYALPHAIDFHFLSPVSTTGLTPDDVELLREKVFKIMWDHIEQHQSA, encoded by the coding sequence ATGAAATGGCTTAAGAATGTCCTGGCCAGGTTGTATGCTATTTACGCACTGCTCTTGTTTATCTGCTCCATGCTGATCATGCTGCTGCCTATGTGGCTGGTCTCCCTGCTTCCTTTTCCCCGGAACATACGTTATTTCATGGCCCTGGGCCGTGGCTGGATGTATATATTCATGCCACTGCTATGCTGCCCCGTGCGTGTGAAAGGCAGGAAACATTTTGATGCTGGCGGTCCGTATATCATCGTGTGCAATCACAATTCCATGATGGACGTACCCGCTACAACGTATGCGATTCCCGGGCCCAGTAAAAGTCTGGCGAAAGAAGAAATGAAGAAGGTGCCTATATGGGGTATTATGTACAAGGTAGGCTCCGTACTGGTGAACAGGCACGATCCGGAAAGCAGGAAACGCAGTGTGGCAGAAATGAAGGAAGTGCTGCAGCACAATGTAAACATGCTCCTTTATCCTGAGGGTACCCGGAATAAGACAGATCAGCCACTGAAATCCTTTTACGACGGCGCATTCGCCCTGGCGATTGAAACGCAGCGCCCCATTCTGCCGGCAGTGATCTTTAACACCCGTAAAATACTGCCACCCGGCAAAGCTTTCTATGCATTGCCACATGCGATAGACTTTCATTTTCTGTCTCCCGTCAGCACAACAGGGCTCACACCCGATGATGTGGAATTATTAAGAGAAAAGGTGTTTAAGATCATGTGGGACCACATTGAACAACATCAGTCAGCATAA
- a CDS encoding SDR family oxidoreductase yields MEKQTNRQTLEGQRIVILGASSGIGLSTAIAAAAAGAKVVIVSGNQVRINEALKQLPAGSEGYAVDLAQEANIQAFFDGIGPFDHLVYTAGENLVLNEIGSTVLTDAQRFFNVRYWGAFAAVKYGAPHIRKGGSINLTGGIAGQRPNAGWGVAASICSAMEGFTRAMAVELAPVRVNLVAPGIVRTNLWNGMPETDRENLFTTIGNALPSKRIGVPDDIAQTFLYMMQQHFATGQIITVDGGGVLI; encoded by the coding sequence ATGGAGAAACAGACAAACAGACAGACATTGGAAGGCCAGCGTATAGTGATCCTCGGTGCCAGTTCAGGTATCGGACTGTCAACTGCTATCGCTGCAGCGGCAGCAGGCGCGAAAGTAGTGATCGTATCAGGCAATCAGGTGCGGATCAATGAGGCATTGAAACAATTGCCGGCGGGCAGTGAAGGGTATGCTGTGGACCTTGCACAGGAGGCAAATATTCAGGCTTTTTTTGATGGCATCGGCCCCTTTGATCACCTGGTATATACTGCCGGGGAAAACCTGGTATTAAATGAGATCGGCAGTACCGTACTGACAGATGCACAACGGTTCTTTAACGTGCGTTACTGGGGTGCCTTCGCGGCCGTAAAATATGGTGCTCCGCATATCCGGAAAGGCGGTTCTATTAACCTGACCGGCGGTATTGCAGGGCAGCGCCCCAATGCCGGATGGGGCGTCGCTGCCAGTATCTGTAGTGCCATGGAGGGCTTTACCCGTGCCATGGCGGTAGAACTGGCACCTGTAAGGGTGAATCTTGTAGCCCCTGGTATCGTAAGAACCAATCTCTGGAACGGTATGCCGGAAACCGACAGGGAAAACCTTTTCACAACCATTGGTAATGCGCTTCCATCAAAACGGATTGGCGTGCCGGATGATATTGCACAAACGTTCCTCTATATGATGCAACAGCATTTTGCCACAGGACAGATCATCACTGTCGATGGCGGTGGTGTATTGATATAG
- a CDS encoding putative LPS assembly protein LptD — protein sequence MPRDTSRRAGDSLIPKAPALPVPAEEPITDSFPVSTDSTGTDSLYVPKISKDSLEAPITYKAKDSIVLLVPDKRFYFYGTANTKYQKTTLNAERMMYDQATGVMEATTASDTAGKPYGRPQLEDNGQAFDSDTLRVNIASHRAMIINTRSQYGEGYVLSQKTKREADNSIFGYRNGYTTCNLDTPHFQFNARKIKVIPDKLVISGPANLEIEGVPTPLFIPFAIFPITHGQQSGILVPSYIVNAQKGMGLQNGGYYVGLGENFDMTLRGDIYSYGSWMLTASPTYRKRYHYNGGLTLSFSNTRLGDPSVKEEFSRSRDFRITWNHSMDSKARPGVTFGASVNFGTASFNTFNVYDYASRVNNNLSSSINFSKTWQGKPFNFTSSLSHYQNLSTRDVNISFPSATFTMNTLYPFQPKEVVGRAKWYHKLGIGYNGTLNNSVQFKDSVFGKPKMFDALQSGVKHSVPISFSIPVMKNFTLSPGVSYSEFWFTKKTIRQWNPNKRVSVDSLGGIDTSYQSGFFSARQASASVSLSTAIYGMYQFSKTSKVKAIRHVMRPTISASYAPDLAAAAYYTLKYNRDGDSLRQSYFTSSSVGVPSEGRSGSISFGLDNNLEMKVYSKKDTSANKEKKIKLLDGFGINGSYNLLAKEYKLSPFSLYARTNLFDKLNVSASGTLDPYEVNARGVRIDRYVWQEGKLSLGRLTQANIAMSTSFTSSDKKSKEKEQQINNIENDQSTDAAFQAQQRQLEQVRRNPGEYVDFDIPWKVDLSYSLNYSKQIQADSGGLVSSFQQYVSFNGDFSLTPKWKIGLSSGYNFSDRKIAYTNMYISRDLHCWQMSINLVPIGTYRQFSITISPKSGILRDLRINRSRTFYDL from the coding sequence GTGCCACGCGATACCAGTCGCCGGGCCGGTGATTCCCTTATTCCGAAAGCGCCCGCGCTCCCTGTACCTGCTGAAGAGCCTATTACTGACAGCTTCCCTGTCAGTACTGATAGCACCGGTACAGATAGTCTGTATGTGCCGAAGATCTCAAAGGACAGTCTTGAAGCGCCTATTACCTATAAAGCTAAGGATTCTATCGTACTCCTCGTGCCGGACAAACGTTTCTATTTCTATGGTACTGCTAATACCAAGTACCAGAAAACCACGCTGAACGCCGAACGTATGATGTATGATCAGGCTACTGGTGTAATGGAAGCAACTACTGCCTCTGATACTGCGGGTAAACCATATGGCCGCCCACAGCTGGAAGATAACGGACAAGCATTCGACTCTGATACGCTGAGGGTGAACATCGCGTCACATCGGGCCATGATCATCAATACACGGTCACAATATGGGGAAGGATATGTGTTGAGTCAGAAGACGAAACGTGAAGCTGATAACAGTATCTTCGGTTATAGGAATGGTTACACGACCTGTAACCTTGACACCCCACACTTCCAGTTCAATGCCCGTAAGATCAAGGTCATCCCCGACAAACTGGTGATCTCCGGTCCGGCAAACCTGGAAATTGAAGGGGTGCCTACACCATTATTTATACCTTTTGCCATATTCCCCATCACACATGGACAACAATCAGGTATCCTGGTGCCAAGTTATATCGTGAATGCGCAAAAAGGAATGGGCTTACAGAATGGTGGATACTATGTAGGTCTCGGAGAGAACTTTGACATGACCCTGCGGGGAGATATCTACTCCTACGGTAGCTGGATGCTGACTGCCAGCCCAACCTACCGTAAAAGATACCATTATAATGGTGGTCTGACGCTGAGTTTCTCTAACACCCGCCTGGGAGACCCTTCTGTAAAAGAAGAATTCAGCCGCTCACGCGACTTCCGCATCACCTGGAACCATAGTATGGACAGTAAGGCCCGTCCGGGTGTTACGTTCGGCGCCAGCGTGAACTTCGGTACGGCCAGCTTTAACACCTTTAACGTGTATGACTATGCCAGCCGTGTGAACAATAACCTGAGTTCCTCGATCAACTTTTCAAAGACCTGGCAGGGTAAGCCTTTCAACTTTACCTCCAGCTTATCACATTACCAGAACCTGAGCACCAGGGATGTAAATATCTCGTTCCCTTCTGCCACCTTCACCATGAATACGCTGTACCCGTTCCAGCCGAAAGAAGTGGTGGGCAGGGCTAAATGGTATCATAAACTGGGTATAGGCTATAATGGTACACTGAATAACAGCGTACAGTTTAAAGATTCTGTGTTTGGTAAGCCGAAAATGTTCGATGCATTACAATCCGGCGTAAAACATAGCGTGCCTATTTCCTTCTCCATCCCGGTGATGAAGAACTTTACCCTCTCTCCGGGTGTAAGCTATTCAGAATTCTGGTTTACTAAGAAAACGATCAGACAGTGGAATCCGAATAAACGTGTGTCGGTAGATTCACTCGGCGGTATTGATACCTCCTACCAGTCAGGCTTCTTCAGCGCCCGTCAGGCCAGTGCAAGTGTCTCATTGTCTACCGCTATATATGGTATGTACCAGTTCAGCAAAACTTCCAAGGTGAAGGCCATCAGACACGTGATGAGGCCTACGATCAGTGCAAGTTATGCGCCTGACCTGGCCGCTGCCGCATACTATACCCTGAAGTATAACAGGGACGGTGACAGCCTCAGACAATCTTACTTTACCAGCTCTTCTGTCGGCGTACCTTCAGAAGGCAGGTCCGGATCGATCTCCTTCGGATTGGATAACAACCTGGAAATGAAGGTCTATTCGAAGAAAGATACCTCCGCCAACAAGGAGAAGAAGATCAAACTGCTGGATGGTTTTGGTATCAATGGTTCCTATAACCTGCTGGCGAAAGAATATAAGTTATCTCCGTTCAGCCTCTATGCACGTACCAACCTGTTTGATAAACTGAACGTTTCGGCCAGTGGTACGCTGGATCCTTATGAGGTGAATGCAAGAGGTGTCCGTATCGACAGGTATGTATGGCAGGAAGGTAAGCTCAGCCTGGGTCGTCTGACACAGGCAAATATTGCCATGAGCACTTCCTTCACCTCATCCGATAAAAAAAGCAAGGAGAAAGAACAACAGATCAATAATATAGAGAATGACCAGAGCACAGATGCGGCCTTCCAGGCGCAACAGCGTCAGCTGGAGCAGGTGAGAAGGAATCCGGGTGAGTATGTGGACTTTGATATTCCGTGGAAAGTCGATCTGTCCTATAGCTTAAACTATTCGAAACAAATTCAGGCGGATTCCGGAGGATTGGTATCTTCCTTCCAGCAATATGTCTCCTTCAACGGTGACTTCAGTCTGACACCAAAATGGAAGATCGGTTTGAGCAGTGGTTACAACTTCTCCGATAGGAAGATCGCTTACACCAATATGTACATCTCCCGTGACCTTCACTGCTGGCAGATGTCGATCAACCTGGTGCCGATCGGTACTTACCGTCAGTTCAGCATCACGATCAGTCCGAAATCAGGCATCCTGAGAGACCTGAGGATCAACCGATCGCGAACGTTCTACGATTTGTAG
- a CDS encoding nuclear transport factor 2 family protein codes for MKTFLSFLLLCCCQVLSAQQTDQDLLALITKQDSLFWDAYNRCDTTAMASFFTEDVEFYHDKGGANIGLASLAATFSKNLCGNNSWHLKREPVEGSYKVFPLKKDQVIYGAILHGEHVFYIVETGKGPRLDGQAKFTHLWLKRDGQWKMKNVLSYDHGPAVYHSRRKVVLLPAALLQTYAGRYKGPQTADAAIFPKDGQLILKIGGKEFSIFAEKEGVFFDKERDLTFEFDKEKKLTVKENGVAAEVLNRVK; via the coding sequence ATGAAGACATTCCTTTCCTTTCTTTTATTATGCTGCTGCCAGGTATTATCTGCCCAGCAAACCGATCAGGATTTATTGGCATTGATCACCAAACAGGATAGCCTGTTCTGGGATGCCTACAACCGCTGTGACACAACGGCGATGGCTTCTTTTTTTACAGAGGATGTAGAATTCTATCATGACAAGGGAGGCGCTAATATCGGATTGGCTTCTCTGGCGGCTACATTCAGTAAGAACCTGTGCGGTAATAACAGCTGGCATCTGAAACGGGAGCCGGTAGAAGGATCGTATAAGGTATTTCCGTTGAAGAAAGACCAGGTTATTTATGGAGCGATATTGCATGGAGAACATGTGTTTTATATCGTGGAAACAGGTAAGGGACCCAGATTAGACGGACAGGCAAAGTTTACACATCTCTGGTTAAAGAGAGACGGACAATGGAAGATGAAAAATGTACTGAGCTATGACCACGGACCCGCTGTATATCATAGCAGGAGAAAGGTTGTACTGTTGCCGGCAGCATTGCTGCAAACATATGCAGGCAGGTATAAAGGACCTCAAACAGCCGATGCAGCAATATTTCCGAAGGATGGGCAGTTAATACTAAAAATAGGAGGGAAGGAGTTCAGCATCTTCGCTGAAAAGGAAGGTGTTTTCTTTGATAAAGAACGTGATCTGACATTCGAATTTGACAAAGAAAAGAAACTGACGGTAAAGGAAAATGGTGTAGCAGCAGAAGTGCTGAACCGGGTGAAGTAA
- a CDS encoding M57 family metalloprotease, translating into MKNMFFPLVILLAICFTACKKSAEGPDAPQTEYDNAQKVRAYIRDLGFPDSEVVEKENEFIAEGDISFPKNMEVPSGKVKTEQFYTGSLVSAANVVNIRLKVDASMTSMNSEISSAIAQWNAISGCSINWTIVTGSSYDVLIVDSNLGSGVCGSGTFPSGGRAGSTIRINKAYIAGNSFAQRARTICHEMGHNVSFRHTNWSSIGESSATSVPGVGGTDASSLMNGGQCGSGATVLSTKDKQAAQVLYP; encoded by the coding sequence ATGAAAAACATGTTTTTCCCGCTGGTAATCCTGTTGGCTATTTGTTTTACAGCCTGTAAAAAATCTGCTGAAGGTCCTGATGCACCACAGACAGAGTATGACAACGCACAAAAAGTACGCGCCTACATCCGTGACCTGGGATTCCCGGATAGCGAAGTAGTAGAAAAAGAAAATGAATTTATTGCTGAAGGTGACATCTCTTTCCCTAAAAACATGGAAGTACCGAGCGGCAAGGTAAAGACAGAACAGTTCTATACCGGTAGCCTGGTATCAGCAGCTAATGTGGTGAACATCCGTCTCAAAGTAGATGCTTCTATGACGTCTATGAACTCAGAGATCTCTTCCGCGATCGCTCAGTGGAATGCTATCTCCGGCTGTTCTATTAACTGGACCATCGTAACAGGTTCTTCCTATGATGTACTGATCGTAGACAGTAACCTGGGTTCCGGTGTTTGTGGCTCAGGTACTTTCCCTTCCGGTGGCCGCGCAGGTAGTACGATCCGTATCAATAAAGCCTATATTGCCGGCAACAGCTTTGCACAGCGCGCCCGCACGATCTGTCATGAAATGGGTCACAACGTTTCTTTCAGACATACCAACTGGTCTTCCATCGGTGAATCATCCGCTACATCTGTTCCTGGTGTAGGTGGTACGGATGCTTCCTCCCTGATGAATGGTGGTCAGTGCGGCAGCGGCGCGACAGTGCTGTCAACAAAAGATAAACAGGCAGCACAGGTGCTGTATCCGTGA
- a CDS encoding serine hydrolase — MIRYLLLFLLLPVCAFSQPDRKLEKGLRDIIAGFQGDVGIYVRNLKTGRYVDINADTIFPTASIVKVPILVGVFDKIEKGELTYHQPLIYRDSIKYGGSGLMQFFKDSTETELSVLLALMMSYSDNTTSLWNQALAGGGQRINELMAQYGLTVTRVNSRTPGREAFRTTYGWGMTTPREMAELVVKIRNGAVISKDASARMYRLMSHGYYDETGLSQIPPYVQAVHKTGSVDASRSEVILVNAPHGEYVFYVGTKNNKDQRWTDDNEAEKLIIKISGYLWKYYEN, encoded by the coding sequence ATGATCAGATACCTGCTGTTATTCCTCCTGCTACCTGTATGCGCGTTCTCCCAGCCCGACCGTAAGCTGGAAAAAGGTTTACGGGATATTATTGCCGGCTTTCAGGGAGATGTAGGCATTTATGTCAGGAATCTGAAGACCGGCCGCTATGTGGATATCAATGCGGATACGATCTTTCCTACGGCCAGTATTGTAAAGGTACCTATCCTTGTAGGTGTATTCGACAAAATTGAAAAAGGTGAGCTGACCTATCATCAGCCACTTATTTACCGGGATTCTATCAAATATGGCGGCTCCGGACTGATGCAGTTCTTTAAAGACAGTACAGAGACAGAACTAAGCGTACTGCTGGCCCTGATGATGTCCTACAGCGATAACACGACCTCTCTCTGGAATCAGGCATTGGCTGGCGGCGGACAACGCATCAATGAACTCATGGCACAATACGGCCTGACAGTGACCCGTGTCAACTCGCGCACTCCCGGTAGGGAAGCATTCAGGACCACTTACGGATGGGGCATGACTACACCCCGTGAGATGGCGGAACTGGTGGTAAAGATCAGAAATGGTGCAGTTATCAGTAAAGACGCTTCTGCCAGGATGTACCGGCTGATGTCACATGGCTATTATGATGAAACAGGGTTGTCGCAGATCCCTCCGTACGTGCAGGCAGTCCATAAAACAGGCTCGGTAGATGCCTCAAGATCAGAAGTCATCCTGGTCAATGCACCGCATGGTGAATATGTGTTTTATGTAGGTACGAAGAACAACAAGGATCAGCGCTGGACGGATGATAATGAAGCAGAAAAACTGATCATAAAGATTTCGGGATATCTGTGGAAATATTATGAGAATTAG